The Chloroflexota bacterium DNA window CTGAGGCGATTGGGCCTGATCACACTGAGCCGAGCGACCCTCCCTGAAGCGAGGTCTTCAGACCCAAGCGCTATCGTCGCAGAGCGAGCAATGCCACTGCTGGTGATCTCACAGACAATCCAATCGCGTTCACCGGACTCGTACACGTCAGCGAGTACTGCGACCGGACGCAATTTGTCATCGCTGCGG harbors:
- a CDS encoding type II toxin-antitoxin system PemK/MazF family toxin, with protein sequence MVGDIVLAPFPFADRSDDKLRPVAVLADVYESGERDWIVCEITSSGIARSATIALGSEDLASGRVARLSVIRPNRLSTINEARFGRVVARLTQAKLDEVLTAVRSLF